In Bacteroidota bacterium, the following proteins share a genomic window:
- the uvrC gene encoding excinuclease ABC subunit UvrC, whose protein sequence is MTAEAATVQEKLENLPAGPGVYQHKDADGKVLYVGKAKNLRNRVRQYFQKSRNVEARIERMLAKATDLEIIVTDSEVEALILEANLIKKLKPRYNVNLKDDKSYPYVVITNEPYPRVFVTRQIRRDGSRYFGPYTDVKNVRSALKAVRDIFMIRSCNYFIDDEVIKKRKIKICLDYHIKKCEGPCEGLVSQQNYNAMIDQVASLLQGKTETLIQMLREDMNRLAAEMKFEEAAVLRDRITGLEAYSEKQKAVDLDQIDRDIFAFAAEGDDACGVIFKIRDGKMIGRQHYYMSNVEEKPEAEILGTLLQQYYLEAEYIPKEIFLPAEIEDNDAVQRWLSEKRRDAVSLIHPTEGEEAKLVRLSQSNARFLLDELKIQKMKRAGYVPHAVKALQRDLRLEKLPRRIECFDNSNIQGSDPVASMVVFVDGKPKKSEYRKFKIKSVVGPDDFASMREIVERRYTRVLNEGLELPDLIIVDGGKGQLSSAVDVLKKVGLHEQPIIGLAKRLEEVFLPGKSEPELLPKSSSGLRLLQQIRDEAHRFAITFHRLRRSKRTLQTELDLIEGIGKKRAKELLEVFGSVQGVKFATTEQIAEVVGEKVAGKIAEYFSDSDTEEATDHNAGK, encoded by the coding sequence ATTACTGCCGAAGCGGCCACTGTTCAAGAAAAGCTGGAAAATCTTCCCGCAGGTCCCGGCGTCTACCAACACAAAGATGCTGACGGAAAAGTCCTGTACGTCGGCAAGGCGAAGAACCTCCGCAATCGTGTCCGGCAATATTTTCAGAAGTCACGCAATGTCGAAGCACGCATCGAGCGGATGCTGGCGAAGGCCACCGATCTCGAAATCATTGTAACGGATTCCGAGGTCGAGGCGCTGATTCTTGAAGCAAATCTCATCAAGAAACTCAAGCCCCGGTACAACGTCAATCTGAAAGACGACAAGAGTTATCCCTACGTCGTCATCACCAACGAACCGTATCCGCGAGTCTTCGTCACCCGGCAAATCCGCCGCGATGGCTCGCGCTACTTCGGTCCGTACACGGACGTAAAGAACGTCCGATCGGCGCTGAAGGCGGTACGCGATATCTTCATGATCCGAAGCTGCAACTACTTTATTGATGATGAAGTAATCAAGAAACGGAAAATCAAAATCTGCCTCGATTATCATATCAAGAAATGCGAAGGCCCTTGTGAAGGGCTCGTCTCTCAACAGAACTACAACGCGATGATCGATCAAGTTGCCTCCTTGCTTCAGGGAAAGACGGAGACGCTGATACAGATGCTGCGGGAAGATATGAACAGGCTGGCGGCGGAGATGAAGTTTGAGGAGGCGGCTGTATTGCGCGATCGCATCACGGGACTCGAAGCCTATTCCGAGAAGCAGAAGGCTGTTGATCTCGATCAGATTGACAGGGATATTTTTGCATTTGCTGCAGAGGGTGATGATGCGTGCGGCGTGATTTTCAAGATTCGTGACGGGAAGATGATCGGCCGCCAGCATTACTACATGAGCAATGTCGAGGAGAAGCCGGAGGCTGAAATTCTCGGGACTCTTCTTCAGCAATACTACCTTGAAGCAGAGTACATCCCCAAGGAGATCTTTCTTCCGGCGGAAATTGAAGACAATGATGCTGTGCAACGATGGCTTTCTGAAAAGCGTCGCGATGCTGTATCACTCATTCATCCGACAGAAGGCGAAGAAGCAAAGCTCGTCCGGCTTTCGCAGAGCAACGCAAGATTTCTGCTTGATGAATTGAAGATTCAGAAAATGAAGCGGGCGGGTTATGTTCCGCATGCTGTGAAGGCGTTGCAGAGGGATTTGCGCCTCGAAAAACTCCCGCGCCGCATCGAATGTTTTGACAATTCAAACATTCAGGGAAGCGATCCGGTTGCGTCGATGGTTGTGTTCGTGGACGGCAAGCCGAAGAAAAGCGAGTACCGGAAATTCAAAATCAAATCCGTCGTCGGGCCGGATGACTTTGCGAGCATGCGTGAGATTGTGGAACGCAGATATACTCGTGTGCTGAACGAAGGACTTGAATTGCCGGACCTCATCATTGTTGATGGCGGTAAGGGGCAACTTTCAAGCGCTGTTGACGTGTTGAAGAAGGTCGGCCTGCACGAGCAACCGATCATCGGGCTTGCAAAGCGGCTCGAGGAGGTTTTTCTTCCCGGAAAGAGCGAGCCTGAATTGCTGCCGAAGTCTTCATCAGGATTGCGGCTGTTGCAGCAAATTCGGGATGAAGCGCATCGGTTTGCCATCACGTTCCACCGTTTGCGACGGTCAAAACGGACACTGCAAACCGAACTGGATTTGATAGAAGGAATCGGCAAAAAGCGGGCGAAAGAGCTGCTTGAAGTGTTCGGTTCCGTTCAAGGAGTGAAGTTCGCGACAACAGAGCAGATCGCCGAGGTTGTCGGGGAGAAAGTTGCCGGGAAGATTGCGGAGTACTTTTCGGATTCTGATACTGAAGAGGCCACTGATCATAATGCCGGGAAATGA